The following are from one region of the Methanoculleus caldifontis genome:
- a CDS encoding PAS domain S-box protein — MQSSKQSPDTDPPRLPRKEELLRVLEDLYGGFAEAEETLSAIRRGEVDAFLVSTDEGEKVYTLKTAEHPYRVLIEQMQEGAAILSVDGTILYGNRSLARLLQMPLEKVLGESIHAIIAPSYAEEFRRVLEAESNSGSIGESTLEGREGGRVPVHLSLQPLSMDGMRAFSLVATDLTERKQAEETLRRAYDDLEDRVRERTAELARTNARLQVEIEERTRAQEALRRSEQSLAEELDAARRLQQVSTQLIQADRVETLYEEILDTAVTILHADFASIQMLHPDRGAGGELRLLGHRGFTEEAAKFWEWVRPDSGSSCGEALSTGRRVVVTDIRDCEFLAGSPDREVYLRAGIRAVQTTPLYSRSGILLGMLSTHWRRPHDPTQNELRSIDLLARQAADLIDRKRAEEALRANEERFRLLTENASDIVVVLDATGHIKYASPSVRQVGGYAPEGLIGRNIIELLHPGDLLPAMDALRTSATHPKERMTLEVRVRDASGDWLHLDLIGVNLLEEPAVRGFLVNARDVTEQRQAAKILRESEEKYRNLVENSIDAVLLTAPDGSIYAANAEACRIFGMTEEELIRAGRDGIVDLADPRLRPALEERGRKGRFKGELRFRRRDGTVFPGEISSAVFTDREGNVRMTTFIQDITGRKRGEEALARHTEALIRASREVEAARDEANIYLDIMTHDVRNANNVSSMYADLFIELAEGEMKTYARKLQESIGRSTEILKNVATIRRTQQDSDRLVPVNLDAVAREEIANFPGASIRYQGAHAEVLADGLLPTVFNNLIGNAVKHGGPGVEVTVWTETRDGEVCVSVEDTGPGIPDEIKKRLFTRFERGMARGSGQGLGLFIVRTLVLRYGGEVRVDDRIPGRPECGAAFRFSLRQAGPGRVRGPEPGAERPSRAATEGEARSGVR; from the coding sequence ATGCAGAGTTCGAAACAATCACCCGATACAGACCCTCCCCGGCTGCCGCGCAAGGAGGAACTCCTTCGCGTACTCGAGGATCTCTACGGCGGCTTCGCCGAGGCGGAAGAGACACTCTCGGCGATCCGGCGAGGGGAGGTCGATGCTTTTCTCGTCTCGACGGACGAGGGCGAGAAGGTCTACACCTTAAAGACCGCCGAGCATCCCTACCGGGTGCTCATCGAGCAGATGCAGGAAGGCGCGGCGATCCTCTCCGTCGACGGCACCATCCTCTATGGCAACCGGAGCCTCGCCCGCCTGTTGCAGATGCCCCTCGAGAAGGTGCTGGGAGAGTCGATCCATGCCATCATCGCTCCGTCATATGCGGAGGAGTTCCGCCGAGTGCTTGAAGCCGAAAGCAATTCGGGAAGCATCGGCGAGAGCACGCTGGAGGGGCGGGAAGGAGGGCGGGTCCCGGTCCACCTCTCCCTGCAACCGTTATCGATGGACGGGATGCGGGCGTTCTCCCTGGTCGCCACGGATCTGACCGAACGCAAGCAGGCGGAGGAGACCCTGCGGAGGGCGTACGACGACCTCGAGGACAGGGTCCGGGAGCGGACGGCCGAACTCGCCCGGACCAATGCCCGGCTCCAGGTCGAGATCGAAGAGCGCACGCGGGCACAAGAGGCACTCCGGCGGAGCGAGCAGTCCCTCGCGGAGGAGCTGGACGCCGCGCGGCGCCTCCAGCAGGTCAGCACGCAGTTGATCCAGGCCGACAGGGTCGAGACGCTCTACGAGGAGATCCTCGATACCGCGGTGACGATCCTCCACGCCGATTTCGCGAGCATCCAGATGCTCCACCCGGACCGCGGGGCCGGGGGGGAACTCCGGCTTCTGGGCCACCGCGGGTTCACCGAGGAGGCCGCGAAGTTCTGGGAGTGGGTGCGCCCGGACTCCGGGAGTTCATGCGGTGAAGCGCTCTCTACCGGGCGGCGCGTCGTTGTCACGGACATTCGGGACTGCGAGTTCCTGGCCGGCAGCCCCGACCGGGAGGTATATCTCCGGGCCGGCATCAGGGCCGTCCAGACGACGCCGCTCTACTCGCGCTCCGGCATCCTGCTCGGGATGCTCTCCACGCACTGGCGCCGCCCCCATGACCCCACGCAAAACGAGCTGCGCTCCATCGATCTCCTGGCCCGCCAGGCCGCCGATCTCATCGACCGCAAGCGGGCTGAGGAGGCACTGCGGGCGAATGAGGAGAGGTTCAGGCTGCTCACCGAGAATGCCTCGGATATCGTCGTCGTCCTCGACGCAACGGGACACATCAAGTACGCAAGCCCTTCGGTGAGACAGGTCGGGGGATATGCGCCCGAAGGACTCATCGGACGAAATATCATCGAACTGTTGCATCCCGGAGATCTGCTGCCGGCGATGGACGCCTTGCGTACATCGGCCACTCATCCTAAAGAGAGGATGACCCTCGAAGTCCGGGTCCGCGACGCCTCGGGAGACTGGCTGCACCTCGACCTGATCGGCGTCAACCTTCTCGAAGAGCCGGCTGTTCGGGGTTTTCTAGTGAATGCACGTGACGTCACCGAGCAGAGACAGGCAGCAAAGATCCTCCGGGAGAGCGAGGAGAAGTACCGGAACCTGGTCGAGAACAGCATCGACGCCGTCCTTCTCACGGCCCCCGACGGCTCGATCTACGCCGCCAATGCCGAGGCCTGCCGGATCTTCGGGATGACCGAGGAAGAGTTGATCCGCGCCGGCAGGGACGGCATCGTGGACCTCGCGGACCCCCGCCTCCGACCCGCTCTCGAGGAGAGGGGCCGAAAAGGGCGGTTTAAGGGAGAACTCAGGTTCCGGCGCAGAGACGGGACCGTCTTCCCCGGCGAGATATCGTCGGCGGTCTTTACGGACAGGGAAGGCAACGTCAGGATGACGACGTTCATCCAGGATATCACAGGGCGGAAACGCGGGGAAGAAGCGCTTGCACGCCACACCGAAGCCCTCATCCGGGCGAGCCGGGAGGTCGAGGCGGCACGGGACGAGGCGAACATCTACCTCGACATCATGACCCACGATGTCCGGAACGCCAACAACGTCTCGAGCATGTACGCCGACCTCTTCATCGAACTCGCGGAGGGCGAGATGAAGACCTATGCCCGGAAACTGCAGGAGAGCATCGGCCGGAGCACCGAGATCCTCAAGAACGTCGCCACCATCCGCCGGACGCAGCAGGATTCCGACCGCCTGGTGCCGGTGAACCTCGATGCGGTCGCCCGGGAGGAGATCGCGAACTTCCCCGGCGCTTCGATCCGCTACCAGGGCGCTCATGCCGAGGTGCTGGCGGACGGCCTCCTCCCGACCGTCTTTAACAACCTCATCGGCAACGCCGTCAAGCACGGCGGTCCCGGCGTTGAGGTCACGGTCTGGACGGAGACACGGGACGGTGAAGTCTGCGTCTCGGTCGAGGATACCGGTCCCGGGATCCCTGACGAGATCAAGAAGAGGCTCTTCACCCGGTTCGAGCGGGGCATGGCGCGGGGGAGCGGCCAGGGCCTCGGTCTCTTCATCGTCCGGACGCTTGTTCTGCGTTACGGCGGAGAGGTCCGGGTCGACGACCGCATACCGGGCCGGCCGGAGTGCGGAGCGGCGTTCCGCTTCTCGCTCCGGCAGGCGGGTCCCGGCAGGGTGAGAGGTCCCGAGCCCGGAGCGGAGCGGCCATCACGGGCCGCAACGGAGGGTGAAGCACGGAGCGGGGTGCGCTGA
- a CDS encoding PAS domain-containing sensor histidine kinase has product MSGSGDVQATDAIRSTLQILREEADPAGCRLIDALADRIDALEERARQAEEERDRLREEGEVEHAMLRATIDRLPAGVIVVDAPSGELVLGNEQASRILEHRYPATGRVQDLFAGIGLHPDGRPYRPDEWPVCRSIAAGERVAGEEIRFVRADGTTGFIEVSSAPIACSGGEPRYGVAVFSDITERKRAQEARLEQEEQLRSLIESSADGILITDEAGRITTWNMGMEAITGLSAGSVSGMPAWEVLSRVVNEEWAGPDNRARYRAIWERLLRDGAYRHLNRLLEVQIQTPQGIRHLQQNVFVTPTRQGFRVGCIVRDITDGRWTDEALRHHAEDLARLNADLEYAQREANLYLDILTHDIGNTENVSNLYADLLVESLQEETEATDYARKLRRSVRRSIEILGMVSKIRRIHFGKAELAPADLDAVIQDEIGRYPAGAVRYRGHASRVLVDEHLAEVLSNLIGNAVKHGGPGVAVTVRTEDAGEFVRVSVEDTGPGVPDGEKEAVFHRYEQQKRGVGEGLGLYLVKILVERYGGKVWVEDRVPGRPEEGAAFRFTLRTAA; this is encoded by the coding sequence ATGAGCGGATCCGGCGATGTGCAGGCAACCGACGCGATACGCTCCACCCTGCAGATACTGCGGGAAGAGGCCGATCCTGCCGGCTGCCGCCTCATCGACGCGCTCGCGGACCGGATCGACGCGCTCGAAGAGCGCGCCCGGCAGGCTGAAGAGGAGCGTGACCGGCTCAGAGAGGAGGGCGAAGTGGAACACGCCATGCTGCGGGCGACGATCGACCGGCTGCCTGCCGGCGTGATCGTCGTCGATGCGCCGTCAGGAGAACTGGTCCTCGGCAACGAGCAGGCGAGCCGGATCCTGGAGCACCGCTACCCCGCGACCGGCAGGGTGCAGGACCTTTTTGCGGGGATCGGCCTTCACCCCGACGGGCGGCCATACAGGCCCGACGAGTGGCCGGTCTGCCGGTCGATCGCCGCAGGAGAGAGGGTCGCGGGCGAAGAGATCAGGTTCGTCCGGGCGGACGGCACCACGGGGTTCATCGAAGTCAGTTCCGCACCCATAGCCTGTTCGGGGGGCGAACCCCGGTACGGCGTCGCCGTCTTCTCGGACATCACCGAGCGGAAGCGGGCGCAGGAGGCCCGGCTTGAGCAGGAAGAGCAGTTGCGGAGCCTGATCGAGAGCTCCGCCGATGGGATTCTCATCACCGACGAGGCAGGCAGGATCACCACCTGGAACATGGGGATGGAGGCGATCACCGGTCTTTCCGCCGGGAGCGTCTCCGGAATGCCTGCATGGGAGGTCCTCTCGCGGGTCGTGAACGAGGAGTGGGCGGGGCCGGATAACCGGGCGCGGTATCGCGCCATCTGGGAGAGGCTGTTGCGGGACGGGGCGTACCGGCACCTCAACCGCCTCCTGGAGGTCCAGATCCAGACTCCGCAGGGCATCCGGCACCTCCAGCAGAACGTATTCGTGACTCCTACCCGGCAGGGTTTCCGCGTCGGGTGCATCGTCAGGGATATCACCGACGGCAGATGGACGGACGAGGCCCTCCGGCACCACGCCGAGGACCTCGCCCGGCTGAACGCGGACCTCGAATACGCCCAGCGCGAGGCGAACCTCTATCTCGACATCCTGACGCACGACATCGGGAACACCGAGAACGTCTCGAACCTCTACGCCGACCTCCTCGTCGAGAGCCTGCAGGAGGAGACAGAGGCGACGGATTATGCCAGGAAACTCCGGCGGAGCGTCAGGAGGAGTATCGAGATCCTGGGTATGGTCTCCAAGATCCGCCGGATTCACTTCGGCAAAGCGGAACTCGCGCCCGCAGATCTCGATGCGGTCATCCAGGACGAGATCGGCCGCTATCCTGCGGGAGCCGTCCGGTACCGGGGCCATGCGAGCCGGGTTCTGGTCGACGAACACCTGGCGGAAGTTCTCTCGAACCTGATCGGCAACGCCGTCAAGCACGGCGGCCCCGGCGTCGCGGTCACTGTCCGGACGGAGGATGCGGGGGAGTTCGTCCGGGTCTCGGTCGAGGATACCGGTCCGGGCGTGCCGGACGGGGAGAAGGAGGCGGTCTTCCACCGCTACGAGCAGCAGAAGCGGGGCGTCGGCGAGGGGCTCGGCCTCTACCTCGTGAAGATCCTGGTCGAGCGCTACGGCGGGAAGGTCTGGGTCGAGGACAGGGTGCCGGGCCGACCGGAAGAGGGGGCGGCGTTCCGGTTCACGCTGAGGACTGCCGCGTGA
- a CDS encoding epoxide hydrolase family protein, with amino-acid sequence MTVRPFTLAVPEETLDDLRSRLARTRFPDAVEGAGWDYGTDPDYLRELVEYWRHTYDWRAREAELNRFVHYTADIDGTEIRFVHERGKGPDPMPLVLFHGWPDSICRYLKLIPMLTDPAAYGGDPADSFDVVVPSLIGDPGMSRSDTGQPLAKIAEISYRLMTEELGYERFGAGGGDGGSPISQILGVRHPESVVGLHLTDIGFPIMMANFPDLSDAEREYLARSQAQGFSEGAYAVLQGTKPQTLAYGLNDSPAGYAAWIVEKFHTWSDCDGDLETVYTKDELLTNIMLYWTGGPSVRALSYREEWVSGSLAPDQQVDVPVGLALPPKDIDPIPPREYAERNLKDIRRWTVLERGGHFAPMEVPELMAREIRAFFRPLRNPPVSAGEPAMPGPHRR; translated from the coding sequence ATGACGGTGCGGCCGTTCACCCTCGCCGTCCCGGAGGAGACGCTCGACGACCTCCGCTCCCGCCTCGCCCGCACCCGCTTCCCCGACGCGGTCGAGGGCGCGGGCTGGGACTACGGCACGGACCCGGACTACCTGCGGGAACTGGTCGAGTACTGGCGGCACACCTACGACTGGCGGGCCCGCGAAGCGGAGTTGAACCGGTTCGTCCACTATACCGCCGATATCGACGGGACGGAGATCCGGTTCGTCCACGAGCGGGGGAAGGGGCCGGATCCGATGCCGCTCGTCCTCTTCCACGGCTGGCCGGACTCGATCTGCCGTTACCTCAAACTGATCCCGATGCTCACCGACCCGGCGGCGTATGGCGGCGATCCCGCCGACTCGTTCGACGTCGTCGTCCCCTCGCTGATCGGCGATCCCGGCATGTCGCGATCGGATACAGGACAACCGCTTGCAAAAATAGCGGAGATTTCGTATCGGCTGATGACGGAAGAGCTCGGGTATGAGCGTTTCGGCGCCGGCGGCGGGGACGGCGGCAGCCCGATCTCGCAGATCCTCGGCGTGCGCCACCCCGAATCGGTCGTCGGCCTCCACCTCACCGACATCGGCTTCCCCATAATGATGGCGAACTTCCCGGACCTCTCCGATGCGGAGCGGGAGTACCTCGCGAGATCGCAGGCGCAGGGTTTTTCTGAGGGTGCGTATGCGGTGCTCCAGGGCACGAAACCGCAGACGCTCGCCTACGGACTGAACGACTCCCCCGCCGGCTACGCCGCCTGGATCGTCGAGAAGTTCCACACCTGGAGCGACTGCGACGGGGACCTGGAGACGGTCTACACGAAAGACGAACTGCTGACGAACATCATGCTCTACTGGACGGGCGGGCCTTCGGTCAGGGCGCTCAGTTACCGCGAGGAATGGGTGTCGGGTTCGCTTGCACCGGATCAACAGGTCGACGTCCCGGTGGGGCTTGCGCTCCCGCCGAAGGATATCGATCCGATTCCCCCCCGGGAGTACGCGGAGCGCAACTTAAAGGATATCCGGCGGTGGACGGTGCTCGAGCGGGGCGGCCACTTTGCGCCGATGGAGGTCCCGGAGCTGATGGCCCGGGAGATCCGGGCGTTCTTCCGGCCGCTCCGGAACCCCCCGGTATCGGCGGGGGAGCCGGCGATGCCGGGACCGCACCGCAGGTAA
- a CDS encoding epoxide hydrolase family protein, translating into MPVQSFRIDIPEPVLDDLRERLIHTRFPDEVEGSGWDYGTNLSYMEEIVDHWLNRFDWRAREEELNGHSHFRTEIDGVGIHFIHERGRGPDPLPLVLTHGWPDSFYRYLKLIPLLTDPARFGGDPADAFDVVVPSMPGYGFSDRPHDRGMTSKRIGGLWATLMTDVLGYERFAAGGGDIGSGVSQLLALAHPDRVVGLHLTDPGFFSLGANIPDLSENERRYLDAIQELWMREGAYSMVQSTKPQTLAYGLNDSPAGLAAWIVEKFRSWSDCGGDIERRFSKDDLLTNIMIYWATETIASSVRLYYENVHALPLDFLEQRIDVPMGMAVFPKDFIPPPREWVERRLNVQRWTEMPRGGHFTAMEEPELLAEDIRTFFRPLRAEHRKPLEVSR; encoded by the coding sequence ATGCCAGTGCAGTCTTTTCGCATCGACATTCCCGAACCGGTCCTGGACGACCTCCGGGAGCGCCTTATTCACACCCGCTTCCCCGATGAGGTCGAAGGTTCGGGCTGGGACTACGGCACGAACCTGAGTTATATGGAAGAGATCGTCGATCACTGGCTGAACCGGTTCGACTGGCGGGCACGTGAAGAAGAACTGAACGGGCACTCTCACTTCCGCACCGAGATCGACGGCGTCGGGATCCACTTCATCCACGAGCGGGGCAGGGGCCCTGACCCGCTCCCGCTCGTCCTGACGCACGGGTGGCCGGATTCCTTCTACCGTTACCTCAAACTGATCCCGCTCCTTACCGATCCGGCCCGGTTCGGCGGCGATCCGGCCGACGCGTTCGACGTCGTCGTCCCGTCGATGCCCGGCTACGGGTTCTCCGACCGCCCGCACGATCGGGGTATGACGTCGAAGCGGATCGGCGGCCTCTGGGCAACACTGATGACGGACGTCCTCGGCTACGAGCGATTCGCCGCGGGGGGCGGGGACATCGGGAGCGGGGTCTCCCAGCTCCTGGCGCTCGCGCACCCCGATCGGGTCGTCGGCCTCCACCTCACCGATCCTGGCTTCTTCTCCCTCGGCGCCAATATCCCGGACCTCTCGGAGAACGAGCGGAGGTACCTGGATGCGATCCAGGAATTGTGGATGCGGGAGGGCGCCTACAGCATGGTGCAGTCGACGAAGCCGCAGACGCTCGCCTACGGTCTGAACGACTCTCCCGCGGGCCTTGCCGCCTGGATCGTCGAGAAGTTCCGGTCGTGGAGCGACTGCGGCGGGGATATCGAGCGGCGTTTCAGCAAAGACGACCTCCTGACGAACATCATGATCTACTGGGCGACCGAGACGATCGCATCGTCGGTCCGCCTCTACTACGAGAACGTGCACGCCCTGCCGTTAGACTTCCTGGAGCAGCGGATCGACGTCCCGATGGGGATGGCGGTCTTCCCGAAAGACTTCATCCCGCCCCCCCGCGAATGGGTGGAGCGGAGATTGAATGTGCAGCGCTGGACCGAAATGCCGCGGGGCGGCCATTTTACGGCGATGGAGGAGCCGGAACTGCTTGCCGAGGATATCCGGACGTTCTTCCGGCCGTTGCGGGCGGAGCACCGGAAGCCCCTGGAGGTGTCGCGATGA
- a CDS encoding M24 family metallopeptidase, which translates to MNGLESAILDAGAAAYAAYGSSADANVRYLTRFRTTDPVAYVRKPGERGMIVVSQMEHERAVRESIAAVVTRADAGYLEYIKAGETRWRATAHMIADLAGGPVLVPATLPVALARELESFQPVVVDTRGAVEGIRAVKTPDELDRIRAIQRVAEMALERGIALIRASVPRGGILHRDGEPLTSETVRGEMHALLLAHGCRGVDTIVSCGPDTALPHNEGFGPLLADEPIVIDIYPQDERTGYHADMTRTVVKGEPTPEIREMYEAVRDAKTIAASQVRAGAVGADLYRAVVEFFRDRGYESDARGFTHSLGHGVGLEVHEEPSLGPQGGPLAAGNVVTIEPGLYYPGIGGVRLEDMGAVTPDGFDRFTQYAEELTL; encoded by the coding sequence ATGAACGGACTGGAATCTGCTATTCTGGACGCCGGAGCAGCAGCATACGCGGCGTACGGATCGTCCGCGGACGCCAACGTGCGCTACCTCACCCGGTTCCGCACCACCGACCCCGTGGCGTATGTCCGGAAGCCCGGCGAGCGCGGAATGATCGTCGTCTCCCAGATGGAGCACGAGCGGGCGGTCCGGGAATCGATCGCGGCGGTCGTCACCCGCGCCGACGCTGGCTACCTCGAGTACATCAAGGCCGGGGAGACGCGCTGGCGGGCGACCGCCCACATGATCGCAGACCTTGCCGGCGGCCCCGTCCTCGTCCCCGCGACCTTGCCGGTCGCCCTCGCCCGCGAACTCGAGTCGTTCCAGCCGGTCGTCGTCGACACCCGCGGGGCCGTCGAGGGGATCCGGGCGGTCAAGACCCCCGACGAACTCGACCGCATCCGTGCGATCCAGCGGGTCGCCGAGATGGCGCTTGAGAGGGGGATCGCGCTCATCCGCGCCTCTGTCCCCAGGGGAGGCATCCTTCACCGCGACGGCGAGCCCCTCACCTCCGAGACTGTCCGCGGCGAGATGCACGCCCTCCTCCTCGCCCACGGCTGCCGGGGAGTCGACACCATCGTCTCCTGCGGCCCCGACACCGCCCTCCCGCACAACGAGGGGTTCGGGCCGCTCCTCGCGGACGAGCCGATCGTCATCGACATCTACCCCCAGGACGAGCGGACCGGCTACCACGCCGACATGACCCGGACGGTCGTGAAGGGCGAGCCGACCCCCGAGATCCGGGAGATGTACGAGGCCGTCCGGGACGCCAAGACAATCGCGGCGTCGCAGGTCCGTGCCGGGGCCGTCGGCGCCGATCTCTACCGCGCCGTCGTCGAGTTCTTCCGCGACCGCGGCTACGAGAGCGACGCGCGCGGGTTCACCCACAGCCTCGGCCACGGGGTCGGGCTCGAAGTGCACGAGGAGCCGTCGCTCGGCCCCCAGGGCGGCCCCCTCGCCGCCGGAAACGTCGTCACCATCGAGCCCGGGCTCTACTACCCCGGCATCGGCGGTGTCCGCCTGGAGGACATGGGTGCGGTGACTCCGGACGGATTCGACCGGTTCACCCAATACGCTGAGGAGCTCACGCTATGA
- the map gene encoding type II methionyl aminopeptidase — MIMDDEVYDAYREAGALARRVLRRGAGLVKEETSLLEMVEATEAMVTEEGGLLAFPLNVSFNEAAAHDTAMPGDERVFARGDLIKVDLGVEIDGYIADTAMTVDLGDHGPLVEASRAALEAAIGLVRPGVVVGELGAAIQAAIEEHGYKPVANLTGHGLDRYNLHGKPTIPNVAMAGGAVLEEGMVFAIEPFATTGSGKVGEATRVEIYRQIAARPARLPSAKRILDTARPRRGLPFSRRWVPGDKVEIGLTTLVRNGILHPFPVLHDVPGSFVSQAEHTLIVTEAGCEVTTR, encoded by the coding sequence ATGATCATGGACGATGAGGTTTACGACGCCTACCGCGAAGCAGGGGCGCTCGCACGAAGGGTGCTCCGCCGCGGCGCGGGGCTCGTGAAGGAGGAGACGAGCCTCCTTGAGATGGTCGAGGCGACGGAAGCGATGGTGACGGAGGAGGGAGGGCTCCTCGCCTTCCCCTTAAACGTCTCCTTCAACGAGGCCGCGGCCCACGACACCGCCATGCCCGGCGACGAGCGGGTCTTTGCCCGCGGGGACCTGATCAAGGTCGACCTCGGGGTCGAGATCGACGGCTACATCGCAGACACCGCGATGACCGTCGACCTCGGCGACCACGGCCCGCTCGTCGAGGCATCGCGCGCAGCGCTCGAGGCGGCGATCGGGCTCGTCCGGCCGGGGGTCGTCGTCGGGGAGCTCGGCGCGGCCATCCAGGCGGCGATCGAGGAGCACGGCTACAAACCGGTCGCAAACCTCACCGGGCACGGCCTCGACCGCTACAACCTCCACGGGAAACCCACCATCCCGAACGTCGCGATGGCCGGCGGGGCCGTCCTCGAGGAGGGGATGGTCTTTGCCATCGAGCCGTTCGCGACGACGGGGTCGGGCAAGGTCGGGGAGGCGACGCGCGTCGAGATCTACCGGCAGATCGCAGCCCGTCCCGCCCGTCTCCCCTCGGCAAAGCGGATTCTCGATACGGCGCGGCCGCGCCGGGGCCTTCCGTTCTCCCGCCGCTGGGTTCCCGGCGACAAGGTCGAGATCGGCCTTACCACCCTCGTGCGGAACGGGATCCTCCACCCCTTCCCGGTGCTGCACGACGTGCCGGGATCGTTCGTCTCGCAGGCGGAGCACACCCTGATCGTCACGGAGGCCGGGTGCGAGGTCACCACCCGGTGA
- a CDS encoding ATP-binding protein, which translates to MTGDTGTHDVLRVIELLLTAEIFNRNEDLGINDLHPRCREFFGAGSGGSTEVKRPLIVSEGAIKKVLGTPDAAYQTIRQNPFVGYDEFGQRLSLPSLDAAAGWFLKKGGAERVGENPVLASYYEGKDGVGARYQDVRARNPRFEDTKEYMEARVSRIIGESEEMREARDLIIISAPNEVEFSLDKLVCTPRQEEIIRKIGVALEHREFLKQRGIYEFGRLLFVGPPGTGKTSLALAMSRTLHMPVLEVRLAMVTSQYLGETSKNIDRIFDLAKKLAPCILFIDEFDFVAKTRVSDDHGAMKRAVNMLLKNIDQISFVKNGVLLIGATNHPRILDEAAWRRFDEVVEFPLPDREMRQAILEKIGAAVECDCDFSDLAGRTEGFSGSDLRMMMKEAVMSALMDDRHRLDAADIEQGLLRVEERNVIRGTGY; encoded by the coding sequence ATGACCGGCGACACTGGTACGCATGACGTTCTGCGAGTCATAGAACTCCTGCTCACCGCGGAGATATTCAACCGGAACGAGGACCTCGGCATCAACGACCTCCATCCGCGCTGCCGGGAGTTCTTCGGCGCCGGGAGCGGCGGGAGCACCGAGGTGAAACGCCCCCTGATCGTGAGCGAGGGGGCGATCAAGAAGGTGCTCGGCACCCCCGACGCCGCCTACCAGACGATCCGCCAGAACCCCTTCGTCGGCTACGACGAGTTCGGGCAGCGCCTGAGCCTCCCCTCGCTCGATGCGGCGGCGGGATGGTTCCTCAAGAAGGGCGGCGCGGAGAGGGTCGGGGAGAACCCCGTCCTCGCCTCCTACTATGAAGGGAAGGACGGCGTCGGCGCCCGGTACCAGGACGTCAGGGCCAGGAACCCTCGGTTCGAGGACACGAAGGAGTACATGGAGGCGAGGGTCTCCCGGATCATCGGCGAGAGCGAGGAGATGCGGGAAGCCCGCGACCTGATCATCATCAGCGCCCCGAACGAGGTCGAGTTTTCGCTCGATAAGTTAGTCTGCACCCCGCGGCAGGAGGAGATCATCAGGAAGATCGGCGTCGCCCTCGAACACCGCGAGTTCTTAAAGCAGCGCGGGATCTACGAGTTCGGCCGGCTTCTCTTCGTCGGCCCGCCCGGCACCGGGAAGACCTCGCTCGCGCTCGCGATGTCCCGGACGCTCCACATGCCGGTCCTCGAGGTCCGGCTCGCGATGGTCACCTCCCAGTACCTGGGCGAGACCTCGAAGAACATCGACCGGATCTTCGACCTCGCAAAGAAACTCGCCCCCTGCATCCTCTTCATCGACGAGTTCGACTTCGTCGCAAAGACCCGGGTGAGCGACGACCACGGCGCGATGAAGCGCGCGGTGAACATGCTCTTAAAGAACATCGACCAGATCAGCTTCGTCAAGAACGGCGTCCTCCTGATCGGGGCGACGAACCACCCCCGGATCCTCGACGAGGCGGCCTGGCGGCGCTTCGACGAAGTCGTGGAGTTCCCGCTCCCCGACCGCGAGATGCGGCAGGCGATCCTCGAGAAGATCGGCGCGGCCGTCGAGTGCGACTGCGACTTTTCAGACCTCGCCGGCCGGACGGAGGGGTTCTCGGGCTCCGATCTGCGGATGATGATGAAGGAGGCGGTGATGTCGGCGCTGATGGACGACCGGCACCGCCTCGACGCGGCGGACATCGAGCAGGGTCTTCTCAGGGTCGAGGAGCGCAACGTCATCCGCGGCACTGGATACTGA
- a CDS encoding MBL fold metallo-hydrolase: protein MQITLLGTGDAIGTPKIGCGCENCRTMVAAGRSRLRTSLLIETEGKHILIESSPDLRQQLLRASSPHIDAVIWSHGHYDHFLGFGEFYRVQKVPPAYAAPPVMDYCSGYLHFLPFEKHPVPVHEPFDLFGITFRFFEVNHPPVYTCGLLIEHDDVAIAYTADTREDIPAASRDLLRKTDIDLLFVDAIAPDGYSIAKHMNYAEAVRFARDVGARDYRCVHMSHLVPPGMPHAGYDMETFCW, encoded by the coding sequence ATGCAGATCACGCTGCTCGGTACCGGGGACGCCATCGGGACGCCGAAGATCGGGTGCGGCTGCGAGAACTGCCGGACGATGGTCGCCGCGGGGAGGTCGAGACTCCGGACCTCCCTCCTTATAGAGACGGAAGGAAAGCACATCCTCATCGAGTCCTCGCCCGACCTCCGGCAGCAGCTCCTCCGCGCCTCCTCGCCCCACATCGACGCGGTCATCTGGTCGCACGGCCACTACGACCACTTCCTCGGCTTCGGAGAGTTCTACCGGGTGCAGAAGGTGCCGCCGGCCTACGCGGCGCCGCCGGTGATGGACTACTGCTCCGGCTACCTTCACTTCCTGCCGTTCGAGAAGCACCCGGTCCCGGTCCACGAACCCTTCGACCTCTTCGGGATCACCTTCCGGTTCTTCGAGGTGAACCATCCCCCGGTCTACACCTGCGGCCTCCTCATCGAGCACGACGACGTCGCCATCGCCTACACCGCCGACACGCGGGAGGATATACCGGCGGCAAGCCGCGACCTCCTCCGGAAGACCGATATCGATCTCCTCTTCGTCGACGCCATCGCTCCCGACGGCTACTCCATCGCCAAGCACATGAACTACGCCGAGGCCGTCCGGTTCGCCCGCGACGTCGGGGCGAGGGACTACCGCTGCGTTCACATGAGCCACCTGGTCCCGCCGGGGATGCCGCACGCGGGATACGACATGGAGACGTTCTGCTGGTGA